In a genomic window of Xenopus laevis strain J_2021 chromosome 5S, Xenopus_laevis_v10.1, whole genome shotgun sequence:
- the LOC108718213 gene encoding alpha-1,4-N-acetylglucosaminyltransferase yields the protein MSKGFRICIILLMLMACGFFYRKTSKQPSTIFKSIISPGSKSSSSSSTYPATNVSFSPISSMDVLRKGNGIIFIETTDRMKPPSLVLCAIESAARVYKDRSVAFFMKGLPDINTMEDELKARNRFPTLSSFDNVYFFPLQMEKLFSDTPLMPWYKKVNPKFERYWTHVSSDGCRLALIWRHGGIYMDSDIISMRPIPDVNFLAAQSSQYSSNGIFGLINHHIFSWKSMESFVQNYKGAIWGHQGPQLFTRILNQFCVIPQFKSTEDVKCGNISFLHPQRFYPIPYPAWRRYYDVWQNVQTFNDSYALHLWNFMNQEQKSMVPGSNTLIEHLYKQYCPTTYGALERNQPIYG from the exons atgtcaAAAGGCTTCAGAATTTGTATCATTCTCCTTATGTTGATGGCCTGTGGATTCTTCTATAGAAAAACCAGCAAACAACCCTCTACTATTTTCAAGTCAATTATTTCTCCAGGAAGCAAAAGCTCCAGTTCTAGCAGTACTTACCCGGCTACAAATGTCAGTTTCTCTCCTATCAGCTCAATGGATGTTCTAAGAAAGGGAAATGGTATTATATTTATTGAGACAACTGACAGAATGAAGCCACCATCTTTGGTATTATGTGCTATTGAATCTGCAGCCCGTGTGTACAAGGATAGGTCTGTTGCGTTCTTCATGAAGGGTTTACCAGACATAAACACAATGGAGGATGAACTTAAAGCACGCAATCGTTTCCCTACCCTTTCATCTTTTGATAATGTCTACTTTTTTCCTTTGCAAATGGAAAAATTATTCAGTGACACACCACTCATGCCATGGTATAAAAAG GTAAATCCTAAATTTGAAAGATATTGGACTCATGTAAGTTCAGATGGATGCAGGTTGGCCCTCATTTGGAGACATGGAGGCATTTATATGGATTCTGACATTATATCAATGCGGCCCATCCCAGATGTGAACTTTCTTGCAGCCCAGTCCTCTCAGTATTCAAGTAATGGTATATTTGGACTAATAAATCACCACATTTTTTCCTGGAAAAGCATGGAAAGCTTTGTGCAGAATTATAAAGGCGCAATCTGGGGGCATCAGGGTCCACAACTTTTTACCCGCATTCTAAATCAGTTTTGTGTCATTCCTCAATTTAAATCTACAGAGGATGTTAAATgtggaaacatttcttttttacatCCTCAGAGGTTCTATCCTATTCCATATCCAGCCTGGAGAAGATATTATGATGTCTGGCAAAATGTGCAAACTTTCAATGATTCTTATGCCTTGCATCTCTGGAATTTTATGAATCAAGAACAGAAAAGTATGGTTCCTGGAAGTAACACACTAATAGAACATCTATACAAACAGTATTGTCCCACAACCTATGGTGCTCTTGAAAGGAATCAGCCAATTTATGgttag